One Aphelocoma coerulescens isolate FSJ_1873_10779 chromosome 8, UR_Acoe_1.0, whole genome shotgun sequence genomic region harbors:
- the CRIP1 gene encoding cysteine-rich protein 1, whose translation MPKCPRCQKEVYFAEKVTSLGKDWHRPCLRCEKCNKTLTSGGHAEHDGKPYCNHPCYAALFGPKGFGRGGAESHTFK comes from the exons ATGCCCAAGTGTCCCCGCTGCCAGAAGGAGGTCTACTTCG CCGAGAAGGTGACTTCTCTGGGGAAGGACTGGCACCGGCCCTGCTTGAGATGCGAGAAGTGTAACAAGACCCTGACATCTGGAGGCCATGCAGAG caTGATGGCAAACCCTACTGCAACCACCCCTGCTACGCTGCCTTGTTTGGGCCCAAAG GGTTCGGCCGGGGAGGAGCTGAGAGCCACACCTTCAAATAA